Proteins from a single region of Salvelinus fontinalis isolate EN_2023a chromosome 15, ASM2944872v1, whole genome shotgun sequence:
- the LOC129811364 gene encoding YTH domain-containing family protein 2-like — protein sequence MSASSLLEQRPKGQGNKVQNGAVTQKVTLNDDEFEPYLNPQARQSNAYTAMSDSYMPSYYSPSIGFSYSLNEAAWSTGGDPPMPYLTSYGQLSNGEHHFLPDPMFGQPGPLGSNPFLGQHSFNFFPSSMDFSAWGNNSSQGQSTQNSGYSSSYAYAPSSLGGAMIDGQSPFAQNEPLNKAPGMNSLDQGMAGLKIGGGAGDMGAPKVVGSGLPRGPLGHSQVSGGAPSMPLPPVSIAPAKPASWADIASKPAKPQPKLKTKGGIAGTNLPPPPIKHNMDIGTWDNKGTMPKASTPQHAPLPSNGQPPNQGSPQPGTMAGGTPQLPLSNGQLVASSAQLGQHQFPPNGQLQLSQGPPPTTQPSQPTRWVPPRNRANGFGDAVGGVGQSPPNSGVGGVLVPSEPHPVLEKLRLVNNYNPKDFDWNLKQGRVFIIKSYSEDDIHRSIKYNIWCSTEHGNKRLDAAYRSLGAKGPLYLLFSVNGSGHFCGVAEMRSPVDYNTCAGVWSQDKWKGRFDVRWIFVKDVPNSQLRHIRLENNENKPVTNSRDTQEVPLDKARQVLKIIAGYKHTTSIFDDFSHYEKRQEEEDCVKKVEVQGSEPYPSNPNPSRSHYRLQERQGRVK from the exons ATGTCAGCCAGCAGCCTTCTTGAACAG AGACCGAAAGGCCAAGGAAACAAAG TGCAAAACGGAGCTGTGACCCAAAAGGTTACTTTGAATGATGATGAGTTTGAGCCTTACCTGAACCCTCAGGCCAGACAG AGCAATGCCTATACGGCCATGTCGGACTCCTACATGCCCAGTTACTACAGCCCATCCATAGGATTCTCTTACTCCCTGAACGAGGCAGCATGGTCCACCGGTGGAGATCCTCCCATGCCTTACCTGACCTCGTATGGACAGCTGAGCAACGGGGAGCACCACTTCCTGCCTGATCCCATGTTTGGCCAGCCAGGCCCGCTGGGCAGCAACCCCTTCTTGGGCCAGCACAGTTTCAACTTCTTTCCCAGCAGTATGGACTTCTCTGCCTGGGGCAACAACAGCTCTCAGGGACAGTCTACGCAGAACTCTGGCTACAGCAGTAGCTATGCCTACGCACCCAGCTCGCTAGGTGGCGCCATGATCGACGGACAGTCCCCCTTCGCCCAGAACGAGCCCCTCAACAAGGCACCTGGCATGAACAGCTTGGACCAGGGCATGGCTGGACTTAAGATTGGTGGCGGTGCCGGGGACATGGGGGCCCCAAAGGTGGTGGGCTCTGGCCTCCCCAGGGGACCCCTAGGCCACAGCCAGGTTTCTGGTGGAGCTCCCAGCATGCCACTGCCCCCCGTGTCCATCGCCCCCGCTAAGCCCGCCTCCTGGGCGGACATTGCCAGCAAGCCGGCCAAGCCGCAGCCCAAGCTGAAAACCAAGGGTGGCATAGCGGGGACCAACCTGCCCCCTCCGCCCATCAAACACAACATGGACATTGGTACTTGGGACAACAAGGGGACCATGCCTAAAGCGTCCACCCCCCAGCATGCGCCTCTCCCCAGCAACGGGCAGCCGCCCAACCAAGGCTCACCTCAGCCCGGCACCATGGCCGGAGGAACCCCACAACTGCCCCTCAGCAATGGACAGTTGGTGGCCTCTTCGGCCCAGCTGGGACAGCACCAATTCCCCCCCAACGGGCAGCTGCAGCTTTCCCAGGGCCCCCCGCCCACCACCCAGCCATCTCAGCCCACCCGCTGGGTCCCTCCACGGAACCGTGCCAACGGCTTTGGGGATGCCGTGGGTGGGGTGGGGCAGTCGCCCCCCAACTCGGGCGTGGGTGGGGTGCTGGTGCCCTCGGAGCCCCACCCGGTGCTGGAGAAGCTGCGCCTGGTCAACAACTACAACCCCAAAGACTTTGACTGGAATCTCAAGCAGGGCCGTGTGTTCATCATCAAGAGCTACTCAGAGGACGATATCCACCGCTCCATCAAGTACAACATCTGGTGTAGCACAGAGCACGGCAACAAGCGGCTGGACGCCGCCTACCGCTCTCTGGGCGCCAAGGGCCCCCTCTACCTGCTCTTCAGCGTCAACGGCAGTGGCCACTTTTGCGGCGTGGCGGAGATGCGTTCGCCCGTGGACTACAATACCTGCGCCGGCGTGTGGTCGCAGGACAAGTGGAAGGGGCGCTTTGACGTGCGCTGGATCTTTGTTAAGGACGTTCCCAACAGCCAGCTGCGGCACATCCGCCTGGAGAACAACGAGAATAAGCCAGTCACCAACTCGCGGGACACACAGGAAGTGCCTCTGGACAAGGCACGGCAGGTGCTGAAGATCATCGCCGGCTACAAGCACACCACCTCCATCTTTGACGACTTCTCCCACTACGAGAAGCgccaagaggaggaggactgtgtGAAAAAG GTGGAGGTCCAGGGTAGCGAGCCGTACCCCAGTAACCCCAACCCCAGCAGGAGTCATTACAGACTTCAG GAACGCCAAGGACGTGTCAAGTAA